From the genome of Pseudomonas sp. Teo4, one region includes:
- a CDS encoding aspartate aminotransferase family protein has translation MSVEQAPVQRADFDQVMVPNYSPAAFIPVRGEGSRVWDQSGRELIDFAGGIAVNALGHCHPALVKALTEQANTLWHVSNVFTNEPALRLAHKLVDATFAERAFFCNSGAESNEAAFKLARRVAHDRFGPEKHEIIATVNSFHGRTLFTVSVGGQPKYSDGFGPKITGISHVPYNDLEALKAQISDKTCAVVIEPIQGESGVVPADKAYLEGARKLCDEHNALLIFDEVQTGVGRTGSLYAYQHYGVTPDILTSAKSLGGGFPIGAMLTTSEIAKHLAVGTHGTTYGGNPLGCAVACAVLDVINTPETLNGIKAKHERFKTRLEKIGQQFGLFSQVRGVGLLIGCVLTEAWKGKAKDVLNAAEKEGVMVLQAGPDVVRFAPSLVVEDADIDEGLDRFERAVAQLTKG, from the coding sequence ATGTCCGTTGAGCAAGCCCCGGTGCAACGTGCCGATTTCGACCAGGTCATGGTTCCCAACTATTCTCCGGCGGCCTTCATTCCTGTGCGAGGCGAGGGTTCCCGAGTCTGGGACCAGTCGGGCCGTGAGCTGATCGACTTCGCCGGCGGCATCGCCGTCAACGCCCTGGGGCACTGCCATCCAGCGCTGGTCAAGGCGCTGACCGAGCAGGCCAACACCCTCTGGCATGTGTCCAACGTCTTCACCAACGAGCCGGCCCTGCGCCTGGCCCATAAGCTGGTGGACGCGACTTTCGCCGAGCGTGCCTTCTTCTGCAACTCCGGCGCCGAGTCCAACGAGGCTGCCTTCAAGCTGGCCCGCCGTGTCGCCCATGACCGCTTCGGCCCTGAGAAGCACGAAATCATCGCCACCGTGAACAGCTTCCACGGTCGTACCCTGTTCACCGTCAGTGTCGGTGGCCAGCCCAAGTACTCCGATGGTTTCGGCCCGAAGATCACCGGCATCAGCCATGTACCGTACAACGACCTGGAAGCGCTCAAGGCGCAGATCTCCGACAAGACCTGCGCGGTGGTGATCGAGCCGATCCAAGGCGAGAGCGGTGTGGTTCCTGCCGACAAGGCTTACCTTGAAGGCGCACGCAAACTGTGCGACGAGCACAACGCCCTGCTGATCTTCGACGAAGTGCAGACTGGCGTCGGCCGTACCGGTTCGCTGTACGCCTACCAGCACTACGGCGTGACCCCGGATATCCTGACCAGCGCCAAGAGCCTGGGCGGTGGTTTCCCGATCGGCGCCATGCTGACCACCAGCGAAATCGCCAAGCATCTGGCCGTCGGCACCCATGGCACCACTTATGGCGGCAACCCGCTGGGTTGCGCAGTGGCCTGCGCCGTGCTGGACGTCATCAATACGCCGGAAACCCTGAATGGCATCAAAGCCAAGCATGAGCGCTTCAAGACCCGCCTGGAAAAAATCGGCCAGCAATTCGGCCTGTTCTCCCAAGTGCGTGGTGTTGGTCTGCTGATTGGCTGCGTGCTGACCGAGGCCTGGAAGGGCAAGGCCAAGGACGTACTCAACGCCGCCGAGAAGGAAGGCGTGATGGTCCTGCAGGCCGGCCCGGATGTAGTGCGCTTCGCCCCAAGCCTGGTGGTTGAAGATGCCGACATCGACGAAGGCTTGGACCGCTTCGAGCGCGCCGTGGCGCAACTGACCAAGGGCTGA
- a CDS encoding ABC transporter ATP-binding protein, with amino-acid sequence MYKLEVQDLHKRYGSHEVLKGVSLAAKAGDVISIIGSSGSGKSTFLRCINLLEQPHAGKILLNNEELKMVAGKDGALKAADPRQLQRMRSRLSMVFQHFNLWSHMTALENIIEAPVHVLGVNKKEALEKAEHYLAKVGVAHRKDAFPGHMSGGEQQRVAIARALAMEPEVMLFDEPTSALDPELVGDVLKVMQSLAQEGRTMVVVTHEMGFAREVSNQLVFLHKGLVEETGCPREVLANPKSERLQQFLSGSLK; translated from the coding sequence ATGTACAAACTAGAAGTCCAAGACCTGCATAAGCGCTACGGCAGCCATGAAGTGCTCAAGGGTGTGTCCCTGGCCGCCAAGGCAGGCGACGTGATCAGCATCATCGGCTCCAGTGGCTCGGGCAAATCGACCTTCCTGCGTTGCATCAACCTGCTCGAGCAGCCCCACGCGGGCAAGATTCTGCTCAACAATGAAGAGCTGAAGATGGTCGCCGGCAAGGATGGCGCGCTCAAGGCGGCCGACCCGCGTCAGTTGCAGCGCATGCGCTCGCGCCTGTCGATGGTGTTCCAGCACTTCAACCTGTGGTCGCACATGACCGCGTTGGAGAACATCATCGAGGCGCCGGTGCATGTGCTGGGTGTGAACAAGAAAGAAGCCTTGGAAAAGGCTGAGCACTATCTGGCCAAAGTAGGCGTTGCCCATCGCAAGGATGCCTTCCCGGGCCATATGTCCGGTGGCGAGCAGCAACGCGTGGCCATCGCCCGTGCCCTGGCCATGGAGCCTGAGGTGATGCTGTTCGACGAGCCGACTTCGGCGCTCGACCCTGAGCTGGTGGGCGATGTGCTCAAGGTGATGCAGAGCCTGGCCCAGGAAGGCCGCACCATGGTGGTGGTCACCCACGAGATGGGCTTTGCCCGTGAGGTGTCCAATCAGCTGGTGTTCCTGCATAAAGGCCTGGTGGAAGAGACGGGCTGCCCGCGTGAAGTGCTGGCCAACCCGAAATCGGAGCGCCTGCAGCAGTTCCTCTCTGGCAGCCTGAAGTAA
- the argR gene encoding transcriptional regulator ArgR yields MTTQRIGFLIWPSTKPLTLALAEDVLQVAQRVHPDVVYDTVFLQAEPAPEGGWRLPGEPWSGRLEGCHKLFLLADEPPQAVGSALSSALKQLARSGCMIGGLSAGVYPMAQLGLLDGYRAAVHWRWQDDFAERFPKVIATSHLFDWDRDRLTACGGMAVTDLLLAVLARDHGAELAGAVSEELVVERIREGGERQRIPLQNRLGSSHPKLTQAVVLMEANIEEPLTTDEIAQHVCVSRRQLERIFKQYLNRVPSQYYLELRLNKARQMLMQTSKSIIQIGLSCGFSSGPHFSSAYRNFFGATPREDRNQRRSSSPFELSSAPAEKG; encoded by the coding sequence ATGACCACCCAGCGAATCGGTTTTCTCATCTGGCCCAGCACCAAGCCCTTGACCCTGGCGCTGGCCGAGGACGTGTTGCAGGTGGCGCAACGGGTGCATCCGGATGTGGTGTATGACACCGTCTTCCTGCAGGCCGAGCCTGCGCCAGAAGGGGGCTGGCGCCTGCCTGGCGAGCCTTGGAGCGGTCGTCTCGAAGGCTGTCACAAACTCTTCCTGCTGGCGGACGAGCCGCCGCAGGCTGTGGGCTCGGCCCTGTCGTCCGCGCTCAAGCAGTTGGCGCGCAGCGGTTGCATGATCGGTGGGCTGTCTGCGGGCGTGTACCCGATGGCCCAACTCGGCTTACTCGACGGCTACCGTGCTGCGGTGCACTGGCGCTGGCAGGATGACTTCGCCGAGCGTTTCCCGAAGGTGATCGCCACCAGCCATCTGTTCGATTGGGACCGTGATCGCCTGACCGCTTGTGGCGGTATGGCGGTCACCGACCTGTTGCTGGCGGTGCTGGCGCGGGATCACGGCGCCGAGCTGGCTGGGGCGGTGTCCGAGGAGTTGGTGGTCGAGCGCATTCGTGAAGGCGGTGAGCGCCAGCGCATTCCGCTGCAGAATCGCCTTGGCTCCAGCCACCCCAAGCTGACTCAGGCGGTGGTGTTGATGGAGGCCAACATCGAGGAGCCGCTGACTACCGATGAGATCGCCCAGCATGTGTGCGTGTCGCGTCGGCAGTTGGAGCGGATCTTCAAGCAGTACCTCAATCGGGTGCCCAGCCAGTATTACCTGGAGCTGCGCTTGAACAAGGCGCGGCAGATGTTGATGCAGACCAGCAAGTCGATCATCCAGATCGGCTTGTCGTGCGGGTTCTCCTCGGGGCCGCATTTCTCCAGTGCCTATCGCAATTTCTTTGGCGCCACGCCGCGGGAAGATCGCAACCAGCGACGCAGCAGCAGCCCGTTCGAGTTGAGTTCGGCGCCTGCCGAAAAAGGTTGA
- the aruF gene encoding arginine/ornithine succinyltransferase subunit alpha, whose amino-acid sequence MLVMRPAQMADLNEVQRMAADSPIGVTSLPDDTARLGDKIAASETSFAAEVSFNGEESYFFVLEDSATGKLAGCSAIVASAGYSEPFYSFRNETFVHASRELKIHNKIHVLSLCHDLTGNSLLTSFYVVPELVSSAWAELNSRGRLLFMASHPERFADSVVTEIVGYSDDQGESPFWDAIGRNFFDLNYADAERLCGLKSRTFLAELMPHYPIYVPLLPDEAQEAMGQVHPRAQITFDILMREGFETEHYIDIFDGGPTLHARTSGIRSIAQSRVVPVKLDEAPIKGGRPYLVCNGQLQDYRAVLLELDWVPGKPVSLTAEAADALGVGEGASVRLVAV is encoded by the coding sequence ATGCTGGTGATGCGCCCCGCGCAAATGGCTGATCTGAACGAAGTGCAGCGCATGGCTGCAGACAGCCCCATTGGTGTCACTTCGCTGCCGGACGACACCGCCCGCCTGGGCGACAAGATAGCCGCGTCCGAGACGTCCTTCGCCGCCGAAGTCAGCTTCAATGGCGAAGAGAGCTATTTCTTCGTGCTTGAAGACAGCGCCACCGGCAAGTTGGCCGGTTGCTCGGCGATCGTCGCTTCGGCGGGCTACTCCGAGCCGTTCTACAGCTTCCGCAACGAAACCTTCGTGCATGCCTCGCGTGAGCTGAAGATCCACAACAAGATTCACGTGCTGTCGCTGTGCCATGACCTTACCGGTAACAGCTTGTTGACCAGCTTCTACGTGGTGCCGGAACTGGTCAGCAGTGCCTGGGCAGAGCTCAATTCGCGTGGGCGCCTGCTGTTCATGGCCTCGCACCCAGAGCGTTTTGCCGATTCGGTGGTGACCGAGATCGTCGGCTACAGCGACGATCAGGGCGAATCGCCGTTCTGGGACGCCATCGGGCGCAACTTCTTCGACCTCAACTACGCCGACGCCGAGCGCCTGTGCGGCCTGAAGAGCCGAACCTTCCTCGCCGAACTGATGCCGCACTACCCGATCTATGTGCCCTTGCTGCCCGACGAGGCGCAGGAGGCCATGGGGCAGGTGCACCCGCGTGCGCAGATCACCTTCGACATCCTCATGCGCGAAGGCTTCGAGACCGAGCACTACATCGACATCTTCGATGGTGGCCCGACCTTGCATGCACGTACCTCGGGTATTCGCTCGATTGCCCAGAGCCGTGTGGTTCCGGTCAAGCTGGACGAGGCCCCGATCAAGGGTGGGCGCCCGTACCTGGTGTGCAACGGCCAGTTGCAGGACTACCGCGCCGTGCTGTTGGAGCTGGACTGGGTGCCAGGCAAGCCGGTCAGCCTTACGGCCGAAGCAGCCGATGCCTTGGGTGTGGGTGAGGGCGCCAGCGTGCGTCTGGTTGCCGTTTAA
- a CDS encoding ABC transporter permease has product MLKGYGAVILDGAWLTLQLALSSMALAIVLGLIGVALRLSPVRWLAWLGDMYATVIRGIPDLVLILLIFYGGQDLINRVAPLVGYDDYIDLNPLIAGIGTLGFIFGAYLSETFRGAFLGIPKGQAEAGVAYGMSNTKVFFRILVPQMIRLAIPGFTNNWLVLTKATALISVVGLQDMMFKAKQAADATREPFTFFLAVAALYLVITSVSLLALRYLEKRYSVGVKVAEL; this is encoded by the coding sequence ATGTTGAAAGGCTACGGGGCAGTCATCCTCGACGGGGCGTGGCTGACGCTTCAGCTCGCCCTGTCGTCGATGGCCCTGGCCATCGTGCTCGGCCTGATCGGTGTTGCGCTGCGCTTGTCGCCTGTGCGCTGGCTGGCCTGGTTGGGTGACATGTACGCCACTGTGATTCGTGGCATTCCGGATCTGGTGCTGATCCTGCTGATCTTCTACGGCGGTCAGGACCTGATCAACCGTGTGGCGCCGCTGGTCGGCTACGACGATTACATCGACCTTAACCCGCTGATTGCTGGTATCGGCACGTTGGGCTTCATTTTTGGCGCCTACCTGTCGGAAACCTTCCGTGGCGCATTCCTCGGTATTCCCAAGGGCCAGGCCGAAGCCGGCGTGGCCTATGGCATGAGCAACACCAAGGTGTTCTTTCGCATTCTGGTGCCGCAGATGATCCGTCTGGCGATTCCGGGCTTCACCAACAACTGGCTGGTACTGACCAAGGCCACGGCGTTGATTTCGGTGGTCGGTCTGCAGGACATGATGTTCAAGGCCAAGCAGGCGGCCGATGCCACCCGTGAACCCTTCACCTTCTTCCTGGCGGTGGCGGCGTTGTACCTGGTGATCACCAGTGTCTCGCTGCTGGCCCTGCGATATCTCGAGAAGCGCTACTCGGTAGGCGTCAAGGTGGCTGAACTATGA
- a CDS encoding ABC transporter permease → MIFDYNVVWEAMPLYLGGLLTTLKLLALSLLFGLLAAIPLGLMRVSKQPVVNLVAWLYTYVIRGTPMLVQLFLIYYGLAQFEAVRESIFWPWLSSATFCACLAFAVNTSAYTAEIIAGSLKATPHGEIEAAKAVGMSRMKMYRRILLPSALRRALPQYSNEVIMMLQTTSLASIVTLIDITGAARTVNAQYYLPFEAYITAGVFYLCLTFILVRLFKMAERRWLGYLAPRKH, encoded by the coding sequence ATGATCTTCGACTACAACGTCGTCTGGGAGGCCATGCCGCTGTATCTCGGTGGGTTGCTGACCACTCTGAAGCTGCTGGCGCTGTCGCTGCTGTTCGGTCTGCTGGCGGCCATTCCGCTGGGCTTGATGCGAGTGTCCAAGCAGCCGGTGGTGAACCTGGTGGCCTGGCTGTACACCTATGTGATCCGCGGCACGCCGATGCTGGTGCAGCTGTTCCTGATCTATTACGGTCTGGCCCAGTTCGAGGCGGTGCGCGAGAGTATCTTCTGGCCGTGGTTGTCGAGTGCGACCTTCTGCGCGTGCCTGGCCTTCGCCGTCAACACCAGTGCCTACACCGCCGAAATCATCGCCGGCAGCCTCAAGGCCACGCCCCATGGCGAGATCGAAGCTGCCAAGGCGGTGGGCATGTCGCGCATGAAGATGTACCGGCGCATTCTGCTGCCCTCGGCCCTGCGCCGGGCGCTGCCGCAGTACAGCAACGAGGTGATCATGATGCTGCAGACCACCAGTCTTGCATCCATCGTGACCCTGATCGACATCACCGGTGCTGCGCGCACGGTCAATGCCCAGTACTACCTGCCTTTCGAGGCTTACATCACGGCGGGCGTGTTCTACCTGTGCCTGACCTTCATCCTGGTGCGCCTGTTCAAGATGGCCGAACGCCGCTGGCTCGGCTACCTGGCGCCGCGCAAGCACTGA